ATTTAAAAGGTGGAACGCCTTGCAATGTTGCTATGATGGCGATGGGAACCTATCCTCAATTGCGAGTTGTATCCGGACTTAATTTAGCAATGGTGATTGAAGCGGCTGTTTCCTCATTGGAAAATGTAGATGAATTAGCTGCCTATCTAACAACGATTGGGCAACAAGCGGTTGAAACGATTGACTTACCAGAGTTAGAGGAAGAAGAAGGATTTGAAGAGTAGTTAATAATCATAAAGTTGAGTAACGTTCTGAATCAGGATGCGCTCAACTTTTTTATTTCTATTTCATACATAGATTGTCAATGATATGACTAAGAGAAACAAAGTAATCAACAAACATGCTAAAAATATGAATATCATTAAGCATGATTAAAATGGTTATAAGAATGAAATAAGTATCAAAAATAGTTATCTATCACGAGATTTATGAAAAAATCCAAACAATTCTTATGGTAATCTATAATTATCATAATGATAATTAAATGAGGAAGTGGGTTGATTTGATGGAACCAATTAGTAGCAATAGTGCAGTTGCTGGAGAACTCGCAAGAGGGATTTTTTCTGCGATGGATGACCTTAACAGCCAGCAATCCATCGTTACAGATGAGCAATCAACGATTTCAGGAAATACGGCAGCCAAAAATGCGATAAAAGAGTTGCAGTCTATGGTACAGACGATCAGCGCATCCATTGCAACAGATGCCAATAATATAAAGAGCGTAGCAACGGAATTTGATGAGGCGGATGCAACGATTCGTAAAATGATGCGTGGGTTGAGGTGAATGTATGAACGAAAACCAGTCAAGATGGGATGATTTATTAGTAGAGGAACGGAAAATCGACCATGAGCTAGACGAAATGATCCAAGTCCAACGGGATACACAAAGGATCGAAGAAAATTACCATGAACTTTTCTTTCAAGGCAATCAGCTGATGGATCGTTTGGATCATTTTATTGGAGAAGATAGAGATGAAATAGAAGAGCTGCAGTGGCAAAGTAAGCAGAAACAGCAAGGGATCTTGTATCATTTAGAGGATCAAAAAGAGCAATTACATAAAGAACAGAGAAAAATGGAAGATCGTCAAGATGAGCTATATTACGAAAAAAAGAGAGTACTAGTAGACAAGGAGGACAGCGATGAGTATTGATATGTACTTAGGTTCTTCTAAAGCACAAGGAAGCAGTGCCAGCGCGTTAAGCGAAAGCTATCAGGCCGGATTTCAGACATTACAAGCGGCTATTGGTCAGTTTACACAAGATACCCTGTTGAGAAGCCAAGCCTACGATTCAGGTAAATCCTATTTTCAAGGTGTCTATATTCCACTGATTCAAGGAGCGATCCTTGTAGCGGAAGCAACGGGAAAAGCAGTCGGAAAATTACCCAATGACTATGTATCACAAGTAGATAGCTGTGATTTGAGATCCTCTGAACTGGAAGCTGAGATCCAGCGATATGAAACACAGATCCAAGGAATGCAAAATCAAATGGATCAAATAAAACAATTACTGCCAGTTTCTAGCGAACGTGTGCAGCATCTTAGAGAAGCAAGGGGACTGGTCTCAGATTATACAAGTGCAAAACGAAAGCTGGAAAAACAATTACAAAAACTCCTAGCTTTCCATGCCTTTTCTTCTACACTTTTTACAGAAGTCACAAGCTTACAAGCTGCCGTCAATCAAGGGTTAGCCCAAGTTTCAGGAGGCAAAGGCTTCGATCCAAAGACCGGCATGTTTTCTCCAAAGAACTTGAAAGATACCCGTTGGATGATTACAATAGGAAATGCATGGGAGAAACGCGAGAAAGAAATCGCTGAGATCAATCGAAAAGCTAGAGTAGAAAGAGAAATGGCTGCATTGCAAGAAGCAGCGAAAATAGCTGGTGCTGATATAGCCGTGAATTCTTTCATGATGAATGTTGGTTTAATGAATATGGGACCTTCGATTTATGGGAATTTGAAAGATTATGGTTCACAGAAGGCGTTGACAGCCTCGTTGAGACCGACTGGAACGATGAGTAGAAGTAATACGAAAGTTAGTGGAACGAACGGTGTATTATCGGGTAGTAAAAATGGAAAAAATTATGTATTAGATAGAAGTAAAAGTACAGGAAATGGAACATACAAGAAAGGCAATAGCAGTAGAGGTAATAATTTCAAATTTGGAAGTAATTCAAAGAATCATTTGAAAAATGTAGAGGCGGTCAATACTAAAAAAGGTGTTGTCGGTGGTCATAATATGGATGATTTCAACAATGCACTTAAAGATCAAGGGTTTAATCCAGAAGATTTGATTGTTTCAAAAAAACCACACCCAACTATTGATGGTATTTATGCAGTTGAATACAAAATACCTAGAAAAGATACGACTGGTAATATTGCTGAGCCAGTATCTTATAAAAATATTGAAAAACCAAAAACAGTTTATGACCCAACAAAAATTAGTGACAATCAAATGTATGAATGGGGAAGAACTGCTATGAATAACGGGAGAATCCAACCAGATGGTCGAACAATTATTGGAACTTCTCCAAATGGTGTAAAGTTTATAGGCTATTTAAATGATACAGGAGAAGTAACTAACTTTTTCCCTGTATTTAACTAGAATGATTGGATTGTGATGTTATGGAAAATGAACTTCAAATTTTAAATGATAAGAAAAGCGTAGACCAACTTATGTTAACCTATTTTTCAATAGTATGTGGAAAAGATTTAAAGAAAGCTTTATCTGCTTTTAAAGAAAAAAAGGGATATGGAATAGAGATAGTTTTTGTTTCTTTTAAAAATGATTTAGATGACTATGATATGGCTCAATTACCTAAACCACTAGATGATAAACATGTTTTAGTTGAATTAGGTTCTCCAGCTGTCGAGATAGACCAAATAGCGTATTTAGATTTTAAAACTTTTTATAACTATTTAGAAAAAAATACAAAAATTGAGATAGAAAAAAATTCAGAAGAAGGTGAATTAATAGAGCTATTAAAACAAGTCAAGAGCAGTTTGGAAGTATAATTTTTATAAATTGAAAAAGGCAATTTACTTTATTGATTGGTGTCGAGAAAATAGAGCCTTAACAGGTAATCGTAAACTCACTAATTAAGTTTTTGATAGTAACAAAAAGCTAACTATGCTTATTGCTTATGGATTAAAAAAACTTTACTAGTCTTTTTGAATTTTATTAAGTGTACGCCATTCAAGCTATAAGAAGGTGAATTTGTTGGAACGATATTGGTGGGAAAAGGCCACTAATATCGTTCTTTTTTACAGAATCAGTGAGTGAACAACAACTGATACCGTTTTGTGTATACATTTTGGATAGATTGGGAAAAATACTTCGAATAAGTATTCATTAATCAAAGAAATTAACGACTACGTTATTGACAGTATAAAAGAGAAGTTGAGTGATGCTCAAAATCAGGACACTCCGCTTTTTTCTCTCCACAAACTGTAGATTCTGCCTGAATTATGTTAAAATAAATAGACTTGTTTTAGAATAAAATCCTACTCAAGAATAAAGGTGTGAAATCATGGAGCCATCCATTACAGATAAAAAAATCAACGAAGAATTAATGAAACTACTCGCTTTGATCGGTGAAGATGAACTGATTGAACGTTATAAGAAAATAGAAGAAAAAGTCCAAAATAATGAAAAACTGACAGAGCTGGTCGAACAGATCAAAGCGGCTCAAAAAGATGCTGTCCAGTTTGCCCACTATGACAAACCAGAGGCGGAAAAAGCTGCTATTCAAAGAGCCGATGAGCTGACGAAAGAATTTGATGAACATCCATTGGTAGTGGCATATCGTGAGCAACTGATGGAAGCCAATGACTTATTACAGCATGTCACTGACATGATCCAATATAGAATCAATGAAGAACTAGAGAAAGAAGGGTAACAATGCCGCAAAAGACCAAAAATACGCCAATGATGGAACAATACTTAGCAATCAAAGACCAGTATCAGGATGCATTTCTTTTTTATCGCTTAGGTGATTTTTACGAAATGTTTTATGAAGATGCGATCAATGCATCCCAACTATTAGAATTAACGCTGACTAGCCGTAATCGCAATGCAGATGAGCCGATCCCCATGTGCGGCATCCCTCATCATGCAGCGCAAGGCTATATTGATACGTTGATCGAAAAAGGCTACAAAGTTGCTATCTGTGAACAGGTTGAAGATCCGAAAACGACCAAAGGAATGGTCAAACGGGAAGTGGTTCAGCTGATTACGCCGGGAACGGTCATGAACAGTAAAGGCTTAGAAGCAAAAGACAACAACTACTTGACTGCTGTAGTCGAGGCCGCTGGACACTTTGGTTTAGCCTATGTCGATCTAAGTACAGGGGAATTAAAAACAGCCGTCTTAAGTGATGAAGACGGACTGATCAATGAAGCGTCTGCTCTACAAACGAAAGAAATGGTTCTAGGGAGTCCTTTATCAGAAACGTTACAGGAAACACTAAAAAGCCGATTGAATATCATTTTTTCGGAGCAAAAAGAAGCGGAAGAAAATGCCGAATTCAACTTTCTAACAAGTGAGCTGACAGAACCTTTACAAGTCGAAGTCACAGGGAAATTATTGACTTATCTAACCACAACGCAAAAACGCAGCTTAGCGCACATCCAAAAAGCGGTGGAATATCAGCCAGACCATTTCCTAAAAATGGATCATTATTCAAAATTCAATTTAGAATTAACACAATCGATCCGCACTGGTTTGAAAAAAGGCACACTTTTATGGCTATTAGACGAAACAAAAACGGCAATGGGCGGCCGTTTATTGAAGCAATGGCTGGATCGTCCGTTGATTCAGGAAAAGCAAATCCGAACCAGACAGGAAATGGTTCAATCCCTATTGAATGCTTATTTTGAGCGGGTCGATTTACAAGCAACTTTGACCAAAGTCTATGACCTTGAACGTTTAGCTGGACGTGTTGCGTTTGGTAATGTGAATGGTCGTGATCTGATTCAGCTGAAAACGTCATTGGAGCAAGTACCGTTAGTCCGTGAGTTGATCGTCGGCATCAATCAAGGCGAATGGAACGAGTTGCTTTTAGACTTGAATCCAGCAGAAGACATCGTTGAGCTGATCGATCAAGCAATCAATGAAGAAGCGCCATTGGCAATTACAGAAGGAAATGTCATCAAAGACAATTACAATGAAAAATTAGATGAATATCGTGATGCAATGCGTCATGGCAAACAATGGCTGGCAGAATTAGAAGCAAAAGAACGTCAAGAAACAGGAATCAAAACCTTGAAGGTCGGCTTTAACCGTGTCTTCGGTTATTACATTGAAGTAACCAAGTCGAATTTAGCTAATTTAGCAGAAGGTAAGTACGAGCGCAAGCAAACATTGGCAAATGCTGAGCGTTTCATTACGCCGGAACTCAAAGAAATGGAGACTTTGATTTTAGAAGCAGAAGAAAAATCAGTCGATCTTGAATATCAGCTATTCTTAGAAGTTCGTGAAAAAGTCAAAGCCAATATCGAGCGGCTGCAAAAACTAGCGAAAACAATCAGTGCGGTGGATGTGCTGCAAGCTTTTGCCACAGTCAGCGAGCGTTACCAATATGTTCGCCCGATCTTGAAAAGCAACAGTAAAGAGCTTCATATCGTGGAAGGCCGTCACCCGGTTGTTGAAAAAGTTTTAGGACATCAAGAATATATCCCAAACAGTGTGCATATGAACAAAGAAAACATCATTCTTTTGATCACGGGACCGAATATGTCCGGTAAAAGTACCTATATGCGTCAGCTCGCACTCACAGTAGTGATGGCGCAAATCGGTTGTTTTGTTCCTGCCGAATCAGCAGAGTTGCCGATATTCGATCAAATTTTTACTAGGATCGGTGCGTCAGATGATTTGATTGCAGGACAAAGTACCTTCATGGTAGAAATGATGGAAGCCAATCAGGCACTTCGTCATGCGACACCTAATAGTTTGATTTTATTCGATGAGCTGGGACGCGGTACTGCAACGTATGACGGCATGGCTTTGGCACAAGCGATCATTGAATATATCCATAGAGAAGTCAAAGCAAAAACGCTATTCTCTACCCACTATCATGAATTGACCGTCTTGGATGAAACATTGAAAGGGCTAAAAAATATTCATGTTGGTGCTGTGGAAAAAAATGGAGAAGTTGTCTTCCTTCATAAAATGATGGACGGACCTGCTGATAAGAGCTACGGGATTCACGTAGCTAAAATTGCTGGCTTGCCAAGCGATCTTTTGGATAGAGCAGCGACCATTCTTTCGGCGCTGGAATCAGAAGAGCAGCCAGTTAAGGCTGTTGAATACAAAGATGAAATCAAGGAAGATACAGAGCAACTATCCTTATTCAAAGAAGTGTCAACTGATGAATTAAGTGTCATCGATACGTTGAAAAAAATGAATCTATTGGAAATGACACCGATGGATGCATTAAATAGACTGCACGAACTACAAAAAAGAATCTAACGAACGTAAAACCAGGAAAGGATGGGACAGATGGGGAAAATTCAAGAATTATCAGAACAACTTGCCAATCAGATCGCTGCTGGAGAAGTAGTCGAACGTCCTGCATCCGTTGTGAAAGAACTTGTCGAAAACGCGATCGATGCCGGCAGCACACAAATCGATATTTTCATTGAAGAAGCGGGCTTGAAAACGATCCAAGTGATCGACAATGGTGATGGTATTGCAAAAGAAGATATTTTAAATGCCTTTAAACGTCATGCAACGAGTAAAATCCATACAAGAGATGATCTATTCCGCATCCGTAGCTTAGGTTTCCGTGGTGAAGCGCTGCCCAGTATCGCTTCTGTTTCAGAAATTATCGTAGAAACAGCCGTCTCAGAAGAAGGTGAAGGCAGCTTTATCCAGATGAAGGGCGGCAAAGTGGAAGAGCACCGTCCAGCGGCATTGAGGAAGGGAACGAAAATCACTGTTTCTAACCTATTTTTCAACACGCCAGCACGTTTGAAATATGTGAAAACGATCCAGACTGAGCTAGCGAATGTAGGAGATATCGTCAATCGTTTAGCGCTCAGTCATCCAAATATTGCGTTTCGTTTAGTTCATGACGGTAATAAAATGATGAACACGACAGGCAATGGGGATCTAAAACAAACGATCGCAGGAATTTATGGTATTAGTACCGCTAAAAAAATGCTGAAAATCGAAGCAGAAGATTTAGATTTTAAATTGACTGGGTATGTCTCTTTACCAGAAGTGACGAGAGCGAGCCGCAATTATTTATCTACGATCATCAATGGGCGCTATATCAAGAACTTTTCTTTGAATAAGGCTGTTGTTGATGGATATGGTTCAAAATTGATGGTTGGTCGTTTTCCCATTGCTGTTTTAGAGATCGAAATGGACCCGCTATTAGTGGATGTCAATGTTCATCCAACGAAACAGGAAGTTCGTTTGAGTAAAGAAAAGGAATTGATGGCACTTATCAGTGAAGCAATTCGTGAAGTTTTGAGTCACGAACAGCTAATTCCAAATGCAGCTGACAATCTGCGCTTTAAAAAGAAAATCGAGCAGCAGCCAAAAGTAGAACAAATGGAAATTCCGCTGACAGAACAGGAAGAGACAGCTAAACCTATTCGAAAACCAGGCAGTTTAGGCTATGATCCTACGAGTGGAAATTTCTTTGTCAAAGAAACCAAGGCCGATTTTTCCACACAGCCATTACCAGAAAAGTCGACAGCTGAACTTGATAAAGAAGCGCTGATGGCTTATGCCTTTAGTTCACCGAATCAAGAGCAGTCGCCTGTTGAGGAAGCTTCTGCGGAACAGCACGAAGCAGCGATAAAAACAGAACCAACGACAGTGATTGACGAACAAATTTACGAAGAAGAACTGAGTCACCATCCAGAGTTTGATTTTTCGACCACTCGTTCTGATCGCCAGTTAGAACAGGCGTTAAACAAACTTTCAGCAGAACGTCCAAAAGAACGTTTTCCAGAGTTAGAATATTTCGGTCAAATGCATGGCACCTATCTTTTTGCTCAAAGTAAAGATGGACTATATATCATCGATCAACATGCTGCGCAAGAACGGATAAAATATGAGTATTTTAGAGAAAAAATCGGTGAAGTTTCAGATGATCTTCAAGAGCTTTTAGTACCGATCGTGATCGATTATCCGAACAATGACGCACTGAAAATCAAAGAAGCAAAAGATACTCTGGCTGAAGTGGGTATTCATTTGGAAGACTTTGGTCAAAATAGTTTTATTGTGCGTGCCCATCCAACTTGGTATCCAGCTGGTGAAGAAGAAAGCATCATTCGTGAAATGATCGATATGTTTTTAACAACAGGCAAAGTCAGCGTGAAAAAATTCCGTGAAGCAACAGCGATCATGATGAGCTGTAAACGTTCGATCAAAGCAAATCATTATTTGGATGAACAGCAAGCTAGAGTGTTGTTAAAAGATTTGGAAACATGCGAAAATCCATTTAACTGTCCTCATGGCCGACCAGTTTTGATTCATTTTACAAACTCCGATATGGAAAAAATGTTTAAACGGATTCAAGATCCGCACTAAAAAATTGAAAAAGGTGACGTAAATGGCAGTAATCCTAGCTTCGCAATCGCCCCGCAGACGGGAGTTGCTTGGGCGAATCATCTCAGATTTTGAGATTGTACCAGCAAATATCAATGAAGAGGTAAAAAGCTATTTTACCCCAATGGATTATGTTTTGGAGATGGCTACGCAAAAAGCAAAGCATATTGCTAAGAAATACCCTAACGACTTAGTGATCGGCTGCGATACCATCGTTACGATCGATAACGAAATTTTAGGAAAACCGACATCACGAGAAGACGGCTTCCGTATGTTGAAGCAACTCAGCGGACGGACACACAAAGTGTATACAAGTGTCGTTTTGATGAAAGACGATCAAGAATCTTCGGCAACTGTTCCGGCAACCGTAGAATTCTATGATTTGAACGATGAAGAGATCAATCGCTATTTAGATACTGATGAATACAAAGACAAAGCAGGCGCTTATGGGATTCAAGAACAAGGCTCTTTGTTTATAAAAAGTATTCAAGGCGATTATTATTCGATCATGGGTCTCCCCGTAGCCACGCTGTATCGGATGCTGCCTGCGTTTGATTAAGAACAAATAGAAAACGGAAAGAAGGACTATCGATGAAATGCTCAGAAACCAGAGCGGTTCAAACCCATATTATTACGTATCCGTACTTAAATTTCCATAAAACCCTATTTGGCGGTCAGCTGATGGCCTGGCTGGATGAGACGGCGGGAATTGCTGCTGTACGTGTATCAAGATCAGCAATCGTGACCGCTTCTGTCGATCATTTAGATTTCTTGGCACCCTTAAAAGCGAATCATTCTGTTTGCATCGATGCCTATGTCTCTGGTGTTGGAACGCGCTCGATGGAGATTTTTGCCAAAGTGATCGGTGAAGACTTATTTACCGGTGAACGTTATTTAGCAGGAACATGCTTTATGACGTTTGTTGTACCTAAAGGCGCTGATTTACCAGAAAGGATCGAACCTCAAACGGAAGAAGAACGTTTTATCTGCCAAGGCTATGAAACAAGAAAAGCCGTTCGACAAGCCAAGCGACAAGAAAGTATCGATCTTGCAAAAAATATTGATCTGGATATTCCGTGGAACGATTAAATACAGAAGCACTTATTTTCTAAACAGGAAATAAGTGTTTTTTTCTGAATAATGCTATCATTAGACTAACAAAACTAGTAAGGATGTGATTTGTCGTGGAAAAGCTATCTAAAGAAGAGTTGAAAGAAAAATTAACAGATATTGAATACGCGGTTACGCAAGAGAACGCAACAGAGCGTCCATTCTCAGGTAAGTATGATGATTTTTATCAAGACGGAATCTATGTAGATCTCGTTAGCGGAGAACCCCTCTTTAGCTCAACTGATAAATACGATGCAGGTTGCGGCTGGCCTTCATTTACTCATCCCATAGAAAAGCGCGGAGTCAAGGAAAAAGCCGATTTTTCACTAGGGATGCATCGAGTCGAAGTGCGCAGTAAAGAAGCAGATTCGCATTTAGGACATGTGTTCACAGACGGACCGCAAGATCAAGGAGGCCTCCGTTATTGTATCAATGCAGCAGCCTTAAGATTTGTTCCAGTAGAAAAGTTAGATGAAGAAGGATATGGAGAGTATAAATCTTTATTCGAATGATCAATAAAAAGAGGCTGGGACAGAATGAGATGCGCCCTAAAAGTTGTACGTGAAACTACAATTTTTTGGGGTCACATCAGAAGTGTTCAACTCCGAGAACCAAGTAGGTACTGTGCAACACTGTTTATCTGCGACGAGTCTTTGACGAGAAAGCATCAACTCATTCTTCGTTGTGTTTTACAGTAATAAGAAGGAGTTACTTCTGCTTCTACCATTTATTCGTTTTAAAGAGGACTAGGTCGTAACTCGTAGAGTTATGTCCCAGTCCTCTTTTTTTATCTTTTCATATCGCTTGTTATTTTATATATGACTAAAACAGTTGCTATTCTGGCTTCTTTTTAGTATTATAAGAATATTCAAAATATTAAAATTTGAAAAGAAAATTATTATTTATTAAGGAGAATAAGATGAAAAAATCGAAAATGACTAAATTAATTAGTGTTATGATGCTGTCGACACTTGTTTTAGCAGCATGTGGAGGCGGTGGGAAAACCGATTCAACAGGTAGCAGTAATGGAAATAAAAAAGCTAGTGGGGAACAGCTTTTTAGAGTAGTTGTACAACAAGAAATGCCAAGTGCTGATTTATCAGTCGCAACGAATACAATTAGTTTTTCAGCGCTAAACAATGTCTATGAAGGGCTGTATCGTTTAGATGAAAATAGTAAACCTCAGCCGGCTGGTGCAATTGAAATGGCTGAAAAAAGTGATGATGGACTGACATATAAATTCAAACTTAGAGAAGATGCTAAATGGTCTAACGGAGATCCTGTAGTGGCAGCAGATTATGTCTATGGCTGGCAACGTACGGCAGATCCTAAAACTGCAGCAGAATATGCCTACATGTTTGAACTAGTTAAAAACGGAGCAGATGTCTCTGCAGGTAAAAAAGGGCTTGATGAGCTTGGAATCAAAGCTAACGGCGATCATGAATTAGAAGTAACGTTGGAGCAAACGACTCCTTATTTTGATTACTTACTCGCTTTCCCGTCATTTTTCCCGCAAAATAAAAAAGTAGTGGAAGAACAAGGGAAAGACTACGCAACAAAGAGTGAAGCTTCTGTTTATAATGGTCCATTCACTTTGACTGACTTTGACGGTCCAGGTACAGATACAGAATGGTCATATACGAAAAATGATCAATACTGGGATAAAGACACTGTTCAATTGGATAAAATCGAAGTAAAAGTGGTTAAAGAAGCACCGACCTCTCTAAACTTATTCCAAGATGGTCAGACAGATGATGTGATTCTAAGTGGTGAACTGGCTCAACAAATGGCGGATGATCCACAATTAGTCATCCAAAAAGAAGCTCGTACTTCTTACTTGGAATTTAATCAAAGAGATGCAGATTCTCCGTATCATAATGAGAACTTAAGAAAAGCAATCTCTTACTCGATCGACCGGGATGCTGTTGTTGACCGTATCTTAGGTGATGGATCTATTGCCTCAACAGGATTAGTCCCAGAAGGCATGTCATTTTCACCAAAAGAGAATAAAGACTTCGCAGAAGAAAACAAAGGAATCTTAAAAGCGGACAAAGAACAAGCCAAAAAATATTGGGAAGCCGCGAAAAAAGAGTTGGGGATCGATTCATTCAAGTTTGATATCGTTGGAGACGACACAGATTCTACGAAAAAAATCCTTGAATATATCCAAGGTGCTGTGAAAGAAAACTTAGACGGTGTGGATGTAACTGTAACAAATGTACCATTTACGGTGCGTTTAGATCGTGGTAAAAATGGCGACTTTGAAGTGATTATGGGCGGTTGGGGCGCTGATTATGCGGACCCAAGCAGCTTTACTGATTTATTTGTAACAGGCGGCGCTTATAACAGAGGCCGTTACTCAAGCAAAGAATATGATGCATTAGTTGAAGCTTCTGGTAAGACAAATGCAGGAGATCCTGAAAAACGTTGGGATGATATGGTTCAAGCTGAAAAAATAATCCTTGATGAGATGGGTGTTGCCCCTGTTTATCAAAAAGCGGAAGCTCACCTACGAAATTCAAAAGTCAAAGGTGTCGTTGCACATGGTGCTGGCGCAACCTACGATTATAAATGGACGTATATTTCTGAATAACGACGAAACAATGAGCTTGCTTAAAGATCTTGAATCTTTAAGCAAGTTTATTTTATTTAGAGGAGTGAGGGTGCCTTTTGGCGCTACAGCTTTTCCTTAAGTTGTGTTAGAATGGAAACGTATGTGCGTGCCAAACGCAAAAAATGTGGTGAACAGCTTATTACATTCCCCCACTCAGAAAGGTGAAATTATGTACGAATATATCCTTGGTAAAGTGACCTTTATCAGTCCTTATTATATTGTTATGGAGACAAACGGCATCGGCTATCAAATCTCAGTAGGCAATCCTTATCGCTATTCAGGAAAAACAGAGCAAGAAATCAAAATCTATGTCCATCAAGTTATTCGTGAAGACGCTCATACCTTATACGGTTTTAGTGATCTAGACGAGAAACAGCTCTTTTTGAAATTGATCAGCGTTTCAGGGATTGGACCAAAAAGTGCGCTGGCGATCATGGCATCTGAAGATCATGGCGGTTTGATCAATGCGATAGAAAGTGAAGACGCGAAATATCTGACAAAATTCCCAGGAGTAGGGAAAAAGACTGCACAACAAATGGTTTTAGATTTGAAAGGAAAACTTGGGGAATTAGAGACATCAGACGTCGCGGTTGAAGCGATGACCCAGACGTCCAAAGTATCCTCAAGTAACCAAGCACTGACAGAAGCTTTAGAAGCATTAAGTGCTTTAGGCTACAGCGAAAAAGAAATCAAGCGGATCACACCTAGATTAGAAGAATTAGGCGTACAGGCGACAGACGAATATTTACGTAATGCATTGAAATTAATGATGAAGCGTTAAGGAGGAAGAGCTATGACAGAAGATGAAAGACTGCTTTCTGCACAAAGCAGTGAAGGTGAAGAATCACTGGAAAAGTCACTACGTCCGCAATTTCTCGAACAATACATCGGTCAAGATAAGGTCAAACAAGAGCTGACGATCTATATCGAAGCCGCTCGAAGTCGTGAAGAAGCATTGGATCATACCCTTTTGTATGGACCTCCTGGTCTGGGTAAAACAACAATGGCGATGGTGATCGCCAATGAAATGCAAGTCAATATTCGAACGACTAGCGGGCCTGCGATTGAACGAGCAGGAGATCTCGTTGCTATTTTGAACGAACTGGAGCCGGGGGATGTGTTATTTATTGATGAAATCCATCGACTGCCACGACTTGTAGAAGAAATGTTGTATTCTGCCATGGAGGATTTTTATGTGGATATCATGGTTGGGCAAGGAACAACGGCGCATCCAGTTCATTTTCCCTTACCGCCATTTACATTGATCGGTGCGACGACGAGAGCAGGAATGCTGTCAGCGCCACTTAGAGATCGATTCGGGATCATTTCTCATATGGAATATT
This sequence is a window from Enterococcus wangshanyuanii. Protein-coding genes within it:
- a CDS encoding PTS sugar transporter subunit IIA, producing MKPKLILMSHGNMAKETFASTQMIVGDLVNAEIVSMEADDGLSSTQAKLQAILQKNGAVPTIVIADLKGGTPCNVAMMAMGTYPQLRVVSGLNLAMVIEAAVSSLENVDELAAYLTTIGQQAVETIDLPELEEEEGFEE
- a CDS encoding TIGR04197 family type VII secretion effector, yielding MEPISSNSAVAGELARGIFSAMDDLNSQQSIVTDEQSTISGNTAAKNAIKELQSMVQTISASIATDANNIKSVATEFDEADATIRKMMRGLR
- a CDS encoding DUF3958 family protein — encoded protein: MNENQSRWDDLLVEERKIDHELDEMIQVQRDTQRIEENYHELFFQGNQLMDRLDHFIGEDRDEIEELQWQSKQKQQGILYHLEDQKEQLHKEQRKMEDRQDELYYEKKRVLVDKEDSDEY
- a CDS encoding EndoU domain-containing protein, which gives rise to MSIDMYLGSSKAQGSSASALSESYQAGFQTLQAAIGQFTQDTLLRSQAYDSGKSYFQGVYIPLIQGAILVAEATGKAVGKLPNDYVSQVDSCDLRSSELEAEIQRYETQIQGMQNQMDQIKQLLPVSSERVQHLREARGLVSDYTSAKRKLEKQLQKLLAFHAFSSTLFTEVTSLQAAVNQGLAQVSGGKGFDPKTGMFSPKNLKDTRWMITIGNAWEKREKEIAEINRKARVEREMAALQEAAKIAGADIAVNSFMMNVGLMNMGPSIYGNLKDYGSQKALTASLRPTGTMSRSNTKVSGTNGVLSGSKNGKNYVLDRSKSTGNGTYKKGNSSRGNNFKFGSNSKNHLKNVEAVNTKKGVVGGHNMDDFNNALKDQGFNPEDLIVSKKPHPTIDGIYAVEYKIPRKDTTGNIAEPVSYKNIEKPKTVYDPTKISDNQMYEWGRTAMNNGRIQPDGRTIIGTSPNGVKFIGYLNDTGEVTNFFPVFN
- a CDS encoding RicAFT regulatory complex protein RicA family protein, whose amino-acid sequence is MEPSITDKKINEELMKLLALIGEDELIERYKKIEEKVQNNEKLTELVEQIKAAQKDAVQFAHYDKPEAEKAAIQRADELTKEFDEHPLVVAYREQLMEANDLLQHVTDMIQYRINEELEKEG
- the mutS gene encoding DNA mismatch repair protein MutS, producing MPQKTKNTPMMEQYLAIKDQYQDAFLFYRLGDFYEMFYEDAINASQLLELTLTSRNRNADEPIPMCGIPHHAAQGYIDTLIEKGYKVAICEQVEDPKTTKGMVKREVVQLITPGTVMNSKGLEAKDNNYLTAVVEAAGHFGLAYVDLSTGELKTAVLSDEDGLINEASALQTKEMVLGSPLSETLQETLKSRLNIIFSEQKEAEENAEFNFLTSELTEPLQVEVTGKLLTYLTTTQKRSLAHIQKAVEYQPDHFLKMDHYSKFNLELTQSIRTGLKKGTLLWLLDETKTAMGGRLLKQWLDRPLIQEKQIRTRQEMVQSLLNAYFERVDLQATLTKVYDLERLAGRVAFGNVNGRDLIQLKTSLEQVPLVRELIVGINQGEWNELLLDLNPAEDIVELIDQAINEEAPLAITEGNVIKDNYNEKLDEYRDAMRHGKQWLAELEAKERQETGIKTLKVGFNRVFGYYIEVTKSNLANLAEGKYERKQTLANAERFITPELKEMETLILEAEEKSVDLEYQLFLEVREKVKANIERLQKLAKTISAVDVLQAFATVSERYQYVRPILKSNSKELHIVEGRHPVVEKVLGHQEYIPNSVHMNKENIILLITGPNMSGKSTYMRQLALTVVMAQIGCFVPAESAELPIFDQIFTRIGASDDLIAGQSTFMVEMMEANQALRHATPNSLILFDELGRGTATYDGMALAQAIIEYIHREVKAKTLFSTHYHELTVLDETLKGLKNIHVGAVEKNGEVVFLHKMMDGPADKSYGIHVAKIAGLPSDLLDRAATILSALESEEQPVKAVEYKDEIKEDTEQLSLFKEVSTDELSVIDTLKKMNLLEMTPMDALNRLHELQKRI